A genomic region of Tsukamurella pulmonis contains the following coding sequences:
- a CDS encoding SRPBCC family protein, with translation MTTIHHTATARVPLSTAFAHVADYRTVPQWFFGISRFVPQGENDYGLGATYDSAVKIGPKEIGSVVRVTEFEEDRLITLTSIAGFKTTSRWSFTAVDDSTTELAVEFTYELPGGLAGKALGMIVEPFAVQAVKASEAALRRDLEGAQV, from the coding sequence ATGACCACCATCCACCACACCGCGACCGCGCGGGTGCCGCTGAGCACCGCCTTCGCCCACGTCGCGGACTACCGCACCGTGCCGCAGTGGTTCTTCGGGATCAGCCGGTTCGTCCCGCAGGGCGAGAACGACTACGGCCTCGGCGCCACCTACGACTCCGCCGTCAAGATCGGCCCGAAGGAGATCGGCTCCGTCGTGCGGGTCACCGAGTTCGAGGAGGACCGCCTGATCACCCTCACTTCGATCGCGGGGTTCAAGACCACCTCGCGCTGGAGCTTCACCGCCGTCGACGATTCCACCACCGAACTCGCAGTCGAGTTCACCTACGAGCTGCCCGGCGGTTTGGCGGGCAAGGCGCTCGGCATGATCGTCGAGCCCTTCGCCGTGCAGGCCGTGAAGGCGTCCGAGGCCGCGCTGCGCCGCGACCTCGAGGGCGCCCAGGTCTGA
- a CDS encoding AurF N-oxygenase family protein: MALHITHMGRTRGRPFPGQAEYEQTLQDLSVASVQRNFDPYVDIDWDSPELAVTPDDPRWILDSRFDPIGRTEWYQSQPRSKQIEMGMWRQANVAKVGLQFESVLIRGIMQYTAVQPNNSPEFRYATHEAKEECQHTLMFQEFVNRIGMDVPGGPLWFRRLSPLIPLAATTFPMIFYMGVLGGEEPIDHVQKQFLRSGIEQHPTMTAVMQIHVAEEARHISFAHQLLEHRIPTRGAFPRFLLSLALPLVMRSLLTAIAVPPREFRKRFEIPRSEWKQMYWRSPESQAVKREVFGDVRLLAEKTKLMNPVSRVLWRVLGIDGRVSRFRSEPAYSAG, encoded by the coding sequence ATGGCACTGCACATCACGCACATGGGTCGCACCCGCGGCCGCCCGTTCCCGGGGCAGGCGGAGTACGAGCAGACCCTGCAGGACCTGTCCGTCGCCTCGGTCCAGCGCAACTTCGATCCCTACGTCGACATCGACTGGGATTCGCCCGAGCTCGCGGTGACGCCGGACGATCCGCGGTGGATCCTCGACTCCCGGTTCGACCCGATCGGTCGCACCGAGTGGTACCAGTCGCAGCCCCGCTCCAAGCAGATCGAGATGGGCATGTGGCGCCAGGCCAACGTGGCCAAGGTCGGCCTGCAGTTCGAGTCGGTGCTGATCCGCGGCATCATGCAGTACACCGCCGTGCAGCCGAACAACTCGCCGGAGTTCCGCTACGCCACGCACGAGGCGAAGGAGGAGTGCCAGCACACGCTGATGTTCCAGGAGTTCGTCAACCGGATCGGCATGGACGTGCCGGGCGGCCCGCTGTGGTTCCGTCGGCTCTCGCCGCTGATCCCGCTCGCGGCGACGACCTTCCCGATGATCTTCTACATGGGCGTGCTCGGCGGCGAGGAGCCGATCGACCACGTGCAGAAGCAGTTCCTGCGCTCCGGCATCGAGCAGCACCCCACGATGACCGCGGTCATGCAGATCCACGTGGCGGAGGAGGCCCGCCACATCTCGTTCGCGCACCAGCTGCTCGAGCACCGGATCCCCACCCGTGGCGCGTTCCCGCGGTTCCTGCTCTCGCTGGCGCTGCCGCTGGTGATGCGCTCGCTGCTCACCGCGATCGCCGTGCCCCCGCGCGAGTTCCGCAAGCGCTTCGAGATCCCCCGGTCCGAGTGGAAGCAGATGTACTGGCGCTCCCCGGAGTCGCAGGCCGTCAAGCGCGAGGTCTTCGGCGACGTGCGGCTGCTGGCCGAGAAGACCAAGCTCATGAACCCGGTCTCGCGCGTCCTGTGGCGCGTCCTCGGCATCGACGGTCGCGTCTCCCGCTTCCGCAGCGAGCCCGCCTACTCCGCCGGCTGA
- a CDS encoding ClpP family protease has translation MSDNPKIPQFTESVRRELYDRRVVVLDGPLDDDNGALLTTQILALASAGSADIALWIHSPGGSVPSMLAIRDVMRLVPCDVSTLVLGIAYSAGQFLLSAGTPGKRRALAHARVLMHQGSAGIGGTAVDIELQAGDLRHTRDTVLGLIAEDTGQPLERIFEDSLHDRWYTAQQARAYGFVDEIVDSFDTIVPGRRRTGFDLAGAGR, from the coding sequence ATGAGTGATAACCCGAAGATCCCGCAATTCACCGAGAGCGTCCGCCGCGAGCTCTACGACCGCCGAGTCGTCGTGCTCGACGGTCCGCTCGACGACGACAACGGCGCGCTGCTCACGACGCAGATCCTGGCGCTGGCGTCGGCCGGCTCCGCAGACATCGCGCTGTGGATCCACTCGCCCGGCGGGTCCGTGCCGTCGATGCTCGCGATCCGCGACGTGATGCGTCTCGTCCCGTGCGACGTGTCCACGCTCGTGCTCGGCATCGCCTACAGCGCCGGCCAGTTCCTGCTCTCCGCGGGAACGCCGGGCAAGCGGCGCGCACTCGCCCATGCCAGGGTGCTCATGCACCAGGGCTCCGCCGGGATCGGCGGCACCGCCGTCGACATCGAGCTGCAGGCGGGCGATCTGCGGCACACCCGCGACACCGTCCTCGGCCTCATCGCCGAGGACACCGGCCAGCCCCTCGAGCGGATCTTCGAGGACTCGCTGCACGACCGCTGGTACACGGCGCAGCAGGCCCGCGCGTACGGGTTCGTCGACGAGATCGTCGACTCCTTCGACACCATCGTCCCGGGCCGTCGGCGCACCGGCTTCGACCTGGCGGGAGCGGGCCGATGA
- a CDS encoding ClpP family protease: MSTYTIPNVIDRRPNGERITDVYSHLLSERVVYLGTAIDAGVANAIVAQLLFLASDGDGEIQLYINCEGGDPSAALAIYDTMRYIGPAVATTCVGQAVAVGALLLAGGAPGRRMGLPHARMVLHQPSAQGRGTIPDLILQADEVIRVRAQMERVLARHTGRTTEELRADTDHDRVLTADEAVGYGLIDEVIEKA, translated from the coding sequence ATGAGCACGTACACGATCCCCAACGTCATCGACCGCCGCCCGAACGGCGAGCGGATCACCGACGTCTACTCGCACCTGCTCTCCGAACGGGTCGTCTACCTCGGCACCGCGATCGACGCGGGTGTCGCGAACGCGATCGTCGCGCAGCTGCTCTTCCTCGCCTCCGACGGCGACGGCGAGATCCAGCTCTACATCAACTGCGAGGGCGGCGATCCCAGTGCGGCACTGGCGATCTACGACACCATGCGGTACATCGGGCCCGCCGTGGCCACGACCTGCGTGGGCCAGGCCGTCGCCGTGGGCGCGCTGCTCCTCGCCGGGGGCGCGCCGGGCCGTCGGATGGGGTTGCCGCACGCCCGGATGGTGCTGCATCAGCCCTCGGCGCAGGGACGCGGCACGATCCCGGACCTGATCCTGCAGGCCGACGAGGTGATCCGGGTGCGGGCGCAGATGGAGCGGGTACTGGCCCGGCACACCGGGCGCACCACGGAGGAGTTGCGGGCCGACACCGACCACGACCGGGTGCTCACCGCCGACGAGGCGGTCGGCTACGGGCTGATCGACGAGGTCATCGAGAAGGCCTGA
- a CDS encoding helix-turn-helix domain-containing protein, translated as MTTRGEDLFRHELGAHLRRLRHARGERLSDTAERAGISPQYLSEIERGLKDPSSEMLAAIAGALGTGVGDVAVEVGHRLQAARPVLRLDFTASRGARPTSPGPRLLALAA; from the coding sequence ATGACGACGCGCGGCGAGGACCTGTTCCGGCACGAACTGGGCGCCCACCTGCGCCGCCTGCGGCACGCGCGCGGCGAGCGCCTGAGCGATACCGCCGAGCGCGCCGGGATCTCGCCGCAGTACCTCTCCGAGATCGAGCGCGGCCTCAAGGACCCGTCCAGCGAGATGCTCGCCGCCATCGCCGGCGCACTCGGCACCGGCGTCGGCGACGTCGCCGTCGAGGTGGGCCACCGGCTGCAGGCCGCCCGCCCGGTGCTGCGCCTGGACTTCACCGCTTCGCGCGGCGCCCGTCCGACCTCCCCCGGCCCCCGCCTCCTGGCGCTCGCGGCCTGA